Proteins encoded in a region of the Schaalia hyovaginalis genome:
- a CDS encoding acetolactate synthase large subunit encodes MDRTPLPNSHRRLGIFSWDPSTSREDHAVNDTPTAQPRTMTGAQAIVASLEAIGVTDVFGMPGGAILPTYDPLMSSSLRHILVRHEQGAGHAAEGYALATGKTGCAIVTSGPGATNVLTALADANMDSVPMVVISGQVGASLIGTDAFQEADIVGAAMPLTKHSFLVTDAAEIPSRLAEAFEIASTGRPGPVLVDITKSAQTATMEFSWPPVMDLPGYKVAGKPHKKQIKAAAEAILRAQAPVFYVGGGLIRSGASDALARLVEASDAPVVTTLPARGAFPDSDRHNLGMPGMHGTVAAVGALQRSDLIVALGARFDDRVTGRLDSFAPRARVVHIDIDAAEISKNRYADVPIVGDLATALPILADEVEKMRDEDGAQDLSGWWRYLDRLKERYPMGWTDSEDAMMAPQDVLTRLSRIVGPEAVYVTGVGQHQMWAAQFIEYEKPRHFISSSGLGTMGYCIPAAMGAQVGQPDKVVWAIDGDGSFQMTNQELATCTVNNIPIKVCLINNSVLGMVRQWQSLFYGKRYSNTTLNPVEGEQIPNFEMLATAYGMAARTVRSIDEVDEAIEWAMSINDRPVLIDFRVSKDSMVWPMVAAGVSNDEIRYAKGMAPDWDVED; translated from the coding sequence ATGGATCGCACGCCCCTCCCCAACTCGCACCGGCGGCTGGGGATTTTTTCTTGGGATCCATCCACATCAAGAGAGGACCACGCGGTGAACGACACACCCACTGCCCAGCCCCGGACGATGACCGGCGCGCAGGCCATCGTCGCCAGCCTGGAGGCGATCGGCGTGACCGATGTCTTCGGAATGCCCGGCGGCGCGATCCTTCCCACCTACGACCCGTTGATGAGCTCGTCCCTGCGGCACATCCTCGTGCGCCACGAGCAGGGCGCCGGACACGCCGCTGAAGGCTACGCCCTGGCGACGGGCAAGACCGGGTGCGCGATCGTCACCTCCGGCCCCGGGGCCACCAACGTGCTCACCGCCTTGGCGGACGCCAACATGGATTCGGTGCCGATGGTCGTGATCTCCGGCCAGGTGGGCGCCTCCCTCATCGGAACCGACGCCTTCCAGGAAGCGGACATCGTCGGCGCGGCCATGCCGCTGACCAAGCACTCCTTCCTGGTGACAGATGCCGCCGAGATCCCCTCCCGGCTCGCAGAGGCCTTCGAAATCGCCTCCACCGGGCGCCCCGGCCCTGTCCTCGTCGACATCACCAAGTCCGCGCAGACGGCGACGATGGAATTCTCGTGGCCGCCCGTCATGGACCTGCCCGGCTACAAGGTGGCCGGCAAGCCGCATAAGAAGCAGATCAAGGCCGCGGCGGAGGCGATCCTGCGCGCCCAGGCGCCGGTCTTCTACGTGGGCGGCGGCCTCATCCGCTCCGGAGCCTCCGACGCCCTCGCCCGCCTCGTCGAGGCGAGCGACGCCCCCGTCGTGACGACCCTGCCGGCGCGCGGAGCCTTCCCCGATTCGGACCGCCACAACCTCGGCATGCCGGGGATGCACGGCACGGTCGCCGCAGTCGGCGCCCTGCAGAGGTCCGACCTTATCGTCGCCCTCGGCGCGCGTTTCGATGACCGCGTGACCGGACGCCTTGACTCCTTCGCCCCCAGGGCCCGCGTCGTCCACATCGACATCGACGCCGCGGAGATCTCGAAGAACCGCTACGCGGATGTTCCGATCGTCGGCGACCTGGCCACCGCCCTGCCGATCCTCGCCGACGAGGTCGAGAAGATGCGCGACGAGGACGGGGCGCAGGACCTCTCCGGCTGGTGGCGCTACCTCGACCGGCTCAAGGAGCGATACCCGATGGGCTGGACGGACTCCGAAGACGCAATGATGGCCCCGCAGGACGTCCTCACGCGACTGTCGAGGATCGTCGGCCCCGAAGCCGTCTACGTGACCGGCGTCGGCCAGCACCAGATGTGGGCCGCGCAGTTCATCGAATACGAGAAGCCCCGGCACTTCATCTCCTCCTCGGGCCTGGGCACCATGGGCTACTGCATCCCGGCCGCGATGGGCGCGCAAGTCGGGCAGCCGGACAAGGTCGTGTGGGCGATCGACGGCGACGGCTCCTTCCAGATGACGAACCAGGAGCTCGCGACCTGCACCGTCAACAACATCCCGATCAAGGTTTGCCTCATCAACAACTCCGTGCTCGGCATGGTGCGCCAGTGGCAGTCCCTGTTCTACGGGAAGCGCTACTCGAACACGACGCTCAACCCCGTCGAGGGCGAGCAGATCCCCAACTTCGAGATGCTCGCCACCGCCTACGGGATGGCGGCGCGCACCGTCCGCTCGATCGACGAGGTCGATGAGGCGATCGAATGGGCGATGTCCATCAACGACCGGCCGGTTCTCATCGATTTCAGGGTCTCGAAGGACTCGATGGTGTGGCCGATGGTCGCCGCGGGAGTGTCCAACGACGAGATCCGTTACGCCAAGGGAATGGCGCCCGACTGGGATGTGGAGGACTGA
- the cydC gene encoding thiol reductant ABC exporter subunit CydC: MTPTHASSGREGFSRPALARKLLRVTRRVLAPLGLSILARTLFLLLGIGIFGLAGWAVVAIPTGTTPLKGLAPIAGAMIALSLLKGLARYLEQFAGHFVAFHSLAILRNHFYDRLEPQAPAFTEGRDSGDLLNRVTKDIDRIEVFFAHTLAPATTAILVPAIALAWMGVATSWWLAIVLLPFLVLAGLIVPRLGVGRTDAAARELRAERGRLAAHVADSVQGVREVLAFGIEDPRLREMERIEERIGEQTGIIGRRIAARRGLNQTVLALSMIVLAMTGISLHSQGRLELDSLGLALGIALGSFASVIAVEDFMADLDQAFASAERVFAITERTPLVVDAPDHREAGADTGIEVDSVSFTYPLLDEPNEGARRPEVLHAVSLSIAPGSFTAIVGASGSGKSTIAGLLTRTWDPDSGAVRIGGVDARRIGLASLRSVIASATQRPYLFNDTVRANLLLAEPEASEEELHEALRMAGLSDWIAQEPEGIDTVVGNMGERLSGGQRQRLTLARTLLRQAPITLLDEATSQLDASTERLVLEGIREATRGRTLIVIAHRISTVVGADQIIVMDSGRVVESGTYEELIAGDGALAALVARQDGPEDARESLTSRRGEPLR, from the coding sequence GTGACGCCGACGCACGCATCATCGGGGCGAGAAGGATTCAGCCGACCCGCCCTCGCGAGGAAACTCCTCCGCGTCACGCGGCGCGTCCTCGCCCCTCTCGGACTCTCGATCCTCGCCAGAACGCTCTTCCTGCTCCTCGGCATTGGGATCTTCGGGCTCGCGGGATGGGCCGTCGTCGCGATCCCCACCGGGACCACCCCCTTGAAGGGCCTCGCGCCGATCGCGGGAGCGATGATCGCGCTCTCGCTTCTCAAAGGACTGGCACGCTATCTCGAACAGTTCGCGGGGCATTTCGTCGCCTTCCACTCGCTCGCGATCCTGCGCAACCACTTCTACGACCGTCTCGAACCCCAGGCTCCCGCCTTCACGGAAGGACGAGACTCCGGAGACCTGCTCAATCGAGTCACCAAGGACATCGATAGGATCGAGGTCTTCTTCGCGCACACCCTCGCGCCCGCGACGACCGCGATCCTCGTCCCGGCCATCGCCCTGGCATGGATGGGAGTCGCGACCTCCTGGTGGCTCGCCATCGTCCTCCTCCCCTTCCTCGTCCTCGCAGGCCTCATCGTGCCCCGTCTCGGCGTCGGGCGCACCGATGCCGCTGCTCGCGAGCTGCGCGCCGAACGAGGCCGACTTGCAGCCCACGTCGCAGACTCCGTTCAGGGCGTCCGCGAGGTCCTCGCCTTCGGAATCGAGGATCCCCGGCTCCGCGAGATGGAGCGCATCGAGGAGCGAATCGGCGAACAGACCGGCATCATCGGCCGAAGGATCGCCGCGCGACGCGGCCTCAACCAGACGGTGCTCGCCCTGTCCATGATCGTTCTCGCAATGACCGGGATCAGCCTGCATTCCCAGGGACGGCTCGAGCTGGACAGCCTGGGGCTCGCCCTGGGCATCGCCCTGGGCTCCTTCGCATCGGTCATCGCGGTCGAGGACTTCATGGCGGACCTCGACCAGGCCTTCGCCTCGGCCGAACGGGTCTTCGCCATCACCGAGCGGACGCCCCTCGTCGTCGACGCCCCCGATCACCGTGAGGCGGGCGCGGACACGGGAATCGAGGTCGACTCGGTCTCCTTCACGTACCCCCTCCTCGACGAGCCGAACGAGGGGGCCCGTCGGCCCGAAGTGCTCCACGCGGTCTCGCTCTCGATCGCCCCGGGCTCCTTCACCGCGATCGTCGGCGCATCGGGTTCGGGGAAGTCGACGATCGCGGGCCTCCTCACTCGCACGTGGGATCCGGATTCGGGCGCCGTGCGGATCGGGGGAGTCGATGCGCGCCGGATCGGGCTCGCGAGCCTCCGCTCAGTCATCGCCTCGGCGACCCAGCGCCCCTACCTCTTCAACGACACGGTGCGGGCCAACCTCCTCCTCGCCGAACCCGAGGCCTCCGAGGAGGAGCTCCACGAGGCGCTGCGAATGGCCGGATTGTCGGACTGGATCGCCCAAGAGCCCGAAGGGATCGACACCGTCGTAGGCAACATGGGGGAACGACTCTCCGGCGGGCAGCGCCAACGCCTCACACTCGCACGCACCCTCCTGCGGCAGGCCCCGATCACCCTGCTCGACGAAGCGACATCGCAGCTCGATGCGAGCACGGAACGGCTCGTCCTCGAAGGGATCCGGGAGGCGACGCGCGGACGCACGCTCATCGTCATCGCCCACCGGATCTCCACGGTCGTCGGGGCCGATCAGATCATCGTCATGGACTCCGGGCGGGTCGTCGAATCCGGGACCTACGAGGAGCTCATCGCAGGGGACGGGGCTCTTGCCGCGCTCGTCGCGAGGCAGGACGGTCCTGAAGACGCTCGTGAGAGCCTCACTTCGAGGCGAGGCGAGCCCCTTCGGTGA
- the ilvC gene encoding ketol-acid reductoisomerase gives MAEIIYDDGADLSIIRSKKVAVIGYGSQGHAHALNLKDSGVEVVVGLRPGSSSWEKAEAAGLAVKDVPEAVKEGDVIMILLPDQVQRTVYAEQIAPNLKPDTSLFFAHGFNIRYGYIAPEAGHDICMVAPKGPGHTVRRQFLEGKGVPALVCVEQDASGAAWELALSYAKGIGSTRAGVIKTTFTEETETDLFGEQAVLCGGVSRLIQYGYETLTEAGYMPEMAYFEVCHEMKLIVDLINEGGLTKQRWSCSDTAEYGDYVSGPRVIGPQVKEAMKEVLTDIQDGTFAKRFITDQDNGGLEFKALRAEGENHPIEKTGQKLRAAFGWTSGDADYTDGSAAR, from the coding sequence ATGGCCGAGATCATCTACGACGACGGGGCGGACCTGTCGATCATCCGGTCCAAGAAGGTCGCCGTCATCGGTTACGGCTCCCAGGGCCACGCCCATGCGCTCAACCTCAAGGACTCCGGTGTCGAGGTCGTCGTCGGCCTCCGCCCCGGCTCGTCCTCGTGGGAGAAGGCGGAGGCCGCCGGACTCGCGGTCAAGGACGTCCCCGAGGCGGTGAAGGAGGGGGACGTCATCATGATCCTCCTTCCCGACCAGGTGCAGCGCACGGTCTACGCCGAGCAGATCGCCCCGAACCTCAAGCCCGACACCTCGCTCTTCTTCGCGCACGGCTTCAACATCCGCTACGGCTACATCGCCCCCGAGGCGGGCCACGACATCTGCATGGTCGCCCCGAAGGGCCCGGGTCACACGGTGCGCCGCCAGTTCCTCGAGGGCAAGGGCGTCCCCGCCCTCGTCTGCGTCGAGCAGGACGCGTCCGGTGCGGCCTGGGAGCTGGCCCTCTCCTACGCGAAGGGCATCGGCTCCACCCGCGCCGGCGTCATCAAGACGACCTTCACCGAGGAGACCGAGACGGATCTCTTCGGCGAGCAGGCCGTGCTCTGCGGCGGCGTCTCGCGCCTCATCCAGTACGGATACGAGACCCTCACCGAGGCCGGCTACATGCCGGAGATGGCCTACTTCGAGGTGTGCCACGAGATGAAGCTCATCGTCGACCTCATCAACGAGGGCGGCCTGACCAAGCAGCGCTGGTCCTGCTCGGACACCGCCGAGTACGGCGACTACGTCTCGGGCCCGCGCGTCATCGGACCGCAGGTGAAGGAGGCCATGAAGGAGGTCCTCACCGACATCCAGGACGGCACCTTCGCCAAGCGCTTCATCACCGACCAGGACAACGGCGGCCTCGAGTTCAAGGCGCTGCGCGCCGAGGGCGAGAACCACCCGATCGAGAAGACCGGGCAGAAGCTCCGCGCGGCCTTCGGCTGGACGAGCGGCGATGCCGACTACACGGACGGCTCCGCCGCCCGCTGA
- a CDS encoding ABC transporter ATP-binding protein/permease: MRNSLIVILSWSSSLALAGVYLILGGGLDAALQGEPWNRVPEAIAAALLTGLCAWAASSLGAAAIAPQEAKTRRSIIAHVFALGPSERAGARAGRIINTATDGVERNAVYRATFIASMIASLTTPVLIVIIVALFLDPLSAGLLSLSIPLVPASVLAFHRGFRPVSRRYRNASRALAAQELDAIQGLGSLVLMNAGRRMGEELARAAEEVRSKVMSYLAGNQLVLLVIDSVFTLGMITGATLLALARSSLGALSPGQGLALVLLSTIMLDPLDRIGQFFYIGMGGIAAGKEISRFTALVPASVDEAGVRAPTRPSDPGALRIDDVSFSYDGQIPILEHADLELRAGEKVALAGPSGAGKSTLSALLQGDRRPDSGRILIEGENLRKVPLSWARSRIAVVEQTTYLFSGSLRDNLLLASPHAADEELLAALKTAELDDLMARLPEGLDTRVGSRGLALSGGEAQRVAIARALLKDAPILILDEPTAHVDLASEQAILAALEAATRGRTALTISHRQATIDNADRRVELHEGALR, from the coding sequence GTGCGAAACAGCCTGATTGTCATCCTGTCATGGTCCTCGTCCCTCGCCCTCGCCGGCGTCTACCTGATCCTCGGCGGAGGACTCGACGCCGCACTCCAAGGCGAGCCCTGGAACCGCGTGCCCGAGGCGATCGCGGCGGCTCTCCTTACCGGCCTGTGCGCCTGGGCGGCATCCTCGCTCGGCGCGGCGGCGATCGCCCCGCAGGAGGCGAAGACCCGCCGATCGATCATCGCCCATGTCTTCGCCCTCGGCCCCTCGGAACGCGCCGGCGCACGCGCGGGAAGGATCATCAACACCGCGACCGACGGAGTCGAGCGCAATGCCGTCTACCGCGCGACCTTCATCGCCTCGATGATCGCCTCGCTCACGACCCCCGTCCTGATCGTCATCATCGTGGCGCTCTTCCTCGATCCCCTGAGCGCAGGCCTCCTTTCCCTCTCGATCCCCCTCGTCCCCGCATCCGTCCTCGCATTCCACAGGGGTTTCAGGCCCGTTTCACGCCGCTACCGGAACGCATCGCGCGCACTCGCCGCCCAAGAGCTCGACGCCATCCAAGGACTCGGCTCCCTCGTCCTCATGAACGCGGGCAGACGAATGGGGGAGGAACTCGCGCGAGCCGCGGAAGAGGTCCGCTCGAAAGTCATGAGCTACCTCGCCGGCAACCAACTCGTCCTCCTCGTCATCGACTCCGTGTTCACCCTCGGAATGATCACCGGAGCGACCCTCCTCGCTCTTGCGAGGTCCTCGTTGGGGGCCCTCTCACCCGGCCAAGGCCTCGCCCTCGTCCTCCTCTCGACGATCATGCTCGATCCCCTCGACCGGATCGGCCAGTTCTTCTACATCGGAATGGGCGGCATCGCGGCGGGCAAGGAGATCTCCCGCTTCACCGCACTCGTCCCCGCATCCGTGGACGAGGCCGGCGTCCGCGCCCCCACCCGTCCGTCCGACCCCGGCGCACTGCGAATCGACGACGTCTCCTTCAGCTACGACGGGCAGATCCCGATCCTCGAACATGCGGACCTGGAGCTTCGCGCAGGGGAGAAAGTCGCGCTCGCGGGCCCCTCCGGCGCAGGAAAATCGACCCTCAGCGCGCTCCTCCAGGGCGATCGCCGCCCGGACTCGGGACGGATCCTCATCGAGGGCGAGAACCTCAGGAAGGTGCCGCTCTCCTGGGCGCGCTCGCGCATCGCAGTCGTCGAACAGACGACCTACCTGTTCAGCGGGAGCCTCCGAGACAATCTCCTCCTCGCGTCCCCCCACGCCGCCGACGAAGAACTGCTCGCCGCTCTGAAGACCGCCGAGCTCGATGACCTCATGGCGAGGCTGCCGGAAGGACTCGACACCCGCGTCGGGTCGAGGGGCCTGGCGCTCTCCGGAGGTGAAGCGCAGCGCGTCGCCATCGCGAGAGCACTGCTCAAGGATGCGCCGATCCTCATCCTCGACGAGCCCACCGCCCACGTCGATCTCGCGAGCGAACAGGCGATCCTCGCCGCACTCGAGGCGGCGACGCGCGGGCGCACCGCGCTCACGATCTCCCACCGGCAGGCGACCATCGACAACGCGGACCGACGCGTCGAACTGCACGAAGGAGCACTGCGGTGA
- a CDS encoding aspartate:alanine exchanger family transporter encodes METVFTLLAEQPVLFLFILIGIGMAFGHIKIKGIGLGAAAVLFLAIILAAWAQSYGVELRVTPQLGTLGLTLFTFAIGINSGSSFFHNLKTAIGPILAVVVLYILAAGAGLAIGKAMGMDIALIAGTFAGSVTNTPALAAAGDASGQLDRATVGYSIAYLFGVIGMLAASMAALSYGKNDRDTPSPLANRTIRVERDDHPFVGDIYEKLGSKVTFSRLRRGETGPITRPSMSDTLDAGDLVTVVGPRELVARAATELGHASSHSLMQDRSYLDFRRMTVSDPKVAGRTVAELDLAKKFSATISRVRRGDVDMIAEPGLVLQQGDRVRIVAPTSKMKAITKFFGDSARGLSDLNPIALGIGMAIGIAIGELPILTPSGDYFSIGSAAGTLIVGLVFGRLGRIGPVVTALPFTACQVLAEFGLLVFLAQAGSNAGGQIANAFTSGDWIKIFILGFIMTSIMAVGIYCTMRWMFKMGGTQLSGFLGGAQTQPAVLAFANGRTNSDPRVSLGYALIYPVAMVGKILVATVLGGLG; translated from the coding sequence GTGGAAACGGTTTTCACCCTACTGGCAGAGCAGCCGGTCCTCTTCCTGTTCATCCTCATCGGCATCGGCATGGCCTTCGGCCATATCAAGATCAAGGGCATCGGCCTCGGCGCCGCCGCCGTGCTCTTCCTCGCGATCATCCTCGCGGCCTGGGCCCAGTCCTACGGTGTTGAGCTGCGCGTGACCCCGCAGCTGGGCACTCTCGGCCTCACGCTCTTCACCTTCGCGATCGGCATCAACTCCGGTTCCTCCTTCTTCCACAATCTGAAGACGGCGATCGGTCCGATCCTCGCGGTCGTCGTGCTCTACATCCTCGCCGCGGGCGCCGGCCTCGCCATCGGCAAGGCCATGGGCATGGACATCGCCCTCATCGCCGGCACCTTCGCGGGATCCGTGACGAACACTCCCGCCCTGGCGGCAGCCGGTGACGCGAGCGGTCAGCTCGACCGCGCCACGGTCGGCTACTCGATCGCCTACCTCTTCGGCGTCATCGGGATGCTCGCCGCATCGATGGCGGCGCTATCCTACGGCAAGAACGACCGCGACACCCCCTCGCCGCTGGCGAACCGCACGATCCGCGTCGAACGCGACGATCACCCCTTCGTCGGCGACATCTACGAGAAGCTCGGCTCGAAGGTCACCTTCTCCCGCCTCCGTCGCGGTGAGACCGGCCCGATCACCCGCCCCTCGATGTCCGACACCCTGGACGCCGGAGATCTCGTCACCGTGGTCGGCCCGCGCGAGCTCGTCGCCCGCGCCGCCACGGAGCTCGGCCACGCCTCTTCGCACTCGCTCATGCAGGACCGCTCCTACCTGGACTTCCGCCGCATGACCGTTTCGGATCCGAAGGTCGCCGGCCGCACGGTCGCTGAACTCGATCTCGCGAAGAAGTTCTCCGCGACGATCTCGCGCGTCCGCCGCGGCGACGTCGACATGATCGCCGAGCCGGGCCTGGTCCTCCAGCAGGGCGACCGCGTCCGCATCGTCGCACCGACTTCGAAGATGAAGGCGATCACGAAGTTCTTCGGGGACTCGGCCCGCGGCCTGTCCGACCTCAACCCGATCGCCCTCGGCATCGGCATGGCCATCGGCATCGCGATCGGCGAGCTCCCGATCCTGACGCCCTCCGGCGACTACTTCTCGATCGGTTCGGCTGCGGGCACGCTCATCGTGGGCCTGGTCTTCGGCCGCCTCGGCCGCATCGGCCCCGTCGTCACCGCCCTCCCCTTCACGGCGTGCCAGGTCCTCGCCGAGTTCGGCCTCCTCGTCTTCCTCGCGCAGGCGGGTTCCAATGCCGGCGGGCAGATCGCCAACGCCTTCACCTCGGGCGACTGGATCAAGATCTTCATCCTCGGTTTCATCATGACGTCGATCATGGCCGTCGGCATCTATTGCACGATGCGGTGGATGTTCAAGATGGGCGGCACGCAGCTGTCGGGCTTCCTCGGCGGCGCCCAGACCCAGCCCGCCGTCCTCGCCTTCGCGAACGGCCGCACGAACTCCGACCCGCGCGTGTCGCTCGGCTACGCGCTCATCTACCCGGTCGCGATGGTCGGCAAGATCCTCGTCGCCACGGTTCTCGGCGGACTGGGCTGA
- a CDS encoding branched-chain amino acid aminotransferase, translating to MATTHVPTELEALSGKPIAPASELAGRFPLTPSAHPASAERYEKVMSELAFGREFTDHMAHMRWTRDGGWEDRGVIPYGPLTLTPGASVLHYAQSVFEGLKAYRHADGSIWTFRPTYNAARLNHSARRLALPEMDVEDFVASLVDYVRADAKWVPEGDGTSLYLRPFMFASEEFVGVHPAGVVDYYVIGSPSGPYFTSGFTGVPIWVVKGYHRAGPGGTGSAKCGGNYAASLMPQTRAAEKGFSQVCFLDSYEEKYLEELGGMNMFVVMADGSVRTPELTGVILEGGTRSAICRLLRDEGVDVREERIALDELVAGMRSGEVAEVFACGTAAVVTPITRLAGDDFDVELPVGERTKRIHQRLTDIQLGRAEDPYGWMYRID from the coding sequence ATGGCGACCACACACGTCCCGACGGAACTCGAGGCCCTCTCGGGCAAGCCGATCGCCCCCGCCTCCGAACTCGCGGGTCGTTTCCCGCTCACTCCGAGCGCGCATCCCGCATCAGCGGAACGCTACGAGAAGGTGATGAGCGAGCTCGCCTTCGGCCGTGAGTTCACCGATCACATGGCCCACATGCGCTGGACCCGGGACGGCGGCTGGGAGGACCGGGGCGTGATCCCCTACGGTCCGCTGACCCTCACCCCCGGCGCCTCCGTCCTCCACTACGCGCAGTCGGTCTTCGAGGGCCTCAAGGCCTACCGTCACGCCGACGGCTCCATCTGGACCTTCCGTCCGACCTACAACGCGGCGCGCCTGAATCATTCGGCGAGGCGCCTGGCTCTGCCGGAGATGGACGTCGAGGATTTCGTCGCCTCGCTGGTCGACTACGTGCGGGCGGATGCGAAGTGGGTTCCCGAGGGCGACGGCACCAGCCTGTACCTGCGGCCCTTCATGTTCGCCTCCGAGGAGTTCGTGGGCGTTCACCCGGCGGGGGTCGTGGACTACTACGTCATCGGCTCGCCTTCGGGCCCGTACTTCACCTCCGGTTTCACCGGCGTGCCGATCTGGGTGGTGAAGGGCTATCACCGCGCGGGTCCGGGCGGGACCGGTTCGGCCAAGTGCGGCGGCAACTACGCGGCCTCGCTCATGCCGCAGACCCGGGCCGCTGAGAAGGGCTTCTCGCAGGTCTGCTTCCTGGACTCCTATGAGGAGAAGTACCTCGAGGAGCTCGGCGGGATGAACATGTTCGTCGTCATGGCCGACGGTTCGGTGCGCACGCCCGAGCTCACCGGGGTCATCCTCGAGGGCGGGACGCGTTCTGCGATCTGCCGGCTCCTGAGGGACGAGGGCGTGGACGTCCGCGAGGAGCGGATCGCCCTGGACGAGCTGGTCGCGGGGATGCGCTCCGGGGAGGTCGCCGAGGTCTTTGCCTGCGGCACCGCCGCAGTGGTCACCCCGATCACCCGCCTGGCCGGTGACGACTTCGATGTCGAGCTGCCGGTCGGGGAGCGGACGAAGCGCATCCATCAGCGTCTCACCGATATCCAGCTCGGCCGTGCGGAGGATCCCTACGGCTGGATGTACCGGATCGACTGA
- the ilvN gene encoding acetolactate synthase small subunit: MTQTHTLSVLVENKPGVLTRVAALFARRAFNIKSLAVGETEHPEVSRMTIIVKADEQPFEQVTKQLNKLVNVLKVVELAAEDSVERRLLLIKVRADEERRTGVLQVVDLFRAHVVDVQPESVVIESIGSLSKLEALVAALEPYGVTEIVQSGAVAIGRGPRSITDQLKEK; this comes from the coding sequence ATGACCCAGACGCATACGCTGTCCGTGCTCGTGGAGAACAAGCCGGGCGTCCTCACGCGGGTCGCCGCCCTCTTCGCGCGCCGCGCCTTCAACATCAAGTCCCTCGCCGTCGGTGAGACCGAGCACCCCGAGGTCTCGCGGATGACGATCATCGTCAAGGCCGACGAGCAGCCCTTCGAGCAGGTGACCAAGCAGCTCAACAAGCTCGTCAACGTCCTCAAGGTCGTCGAACTGGCCGCCGAGGACTCGGTCGAGCGCCGCCTCCTGCTCATCAAGGTCCGCGCCGATGAGGAGCGCCGCACCGGCGTCCTCCAGGTCGTCGACCTGTTCCGCGCCCACGTCGTCGACGTGCAGCCCGAATCCGTCGTCATCGAGTCGATCGGCTCGCTGTCCAAACTGGAAGCGCTCGTCGCGGCCCTCGAGCCGTACGGCGTGACCGAAATCGTCCAGTCGGGCGCCGTGGCGATCGGCCGCGGTCCTCGCTCGATCACGGATCAACTGAAGGAGAAATGA
- a CDS encoding 3-isopropylmalate dehydrogenase, with protein MTTLDLAVIPGDGIGKEVVPEGLKVLQAVLEGSGIGLSTTHYDLGAERWHRTGETLTDEDLEAIKKHDAILLGAVGDPSVPSGVLERGLLLKLRFALDHYVNLRPSKYFEGVPSPLAAPGDIDFVVVREGTEGLYAGNGGALRVGTPQEIATEVSVNTAFGVERLVRYAFEKANARPAKHLTLVHKHNVLVNAGHLWRRTVEAVGAEYPEVRVDYCHVDAATIYLVTDPQRFDVIVTDNLFGDILTDEAGAVTGGIGLAASGNINPDGAFPSMFEPVHGSAPDIAGQGKADPTATIASVALLLDHIGRPDLAAKVDAAIEADMAARARAAAAGEPLVRSTSQIGDALVAALG; from the coding sequence ATGACGACACTTGATCTGGCAGTAATCCCCGGCGACGGCATCGGTAAGGAGGTCGTGCCCGAGGGGCTCAAAGTCCTTCAAGCCGTTCTCGAGGGAAGCGGCATCGGCTTGAGCACCACCCATTACGACCTGGGCGCGGAGCGCTGGCACCGGACGGGGGAGACCCTCACCGATGAGGACCTCGAGGCGATCAAGAAGCACGACGCGATCCTCCTCGGCGCGGTCGGCGATCCCTCCGTCCCCTCCGGCGTCCTCGAGCGAGGCCTTCTGCTCAAACTCCGCTTCGCCCTGGACCACTACGTGAATCTGCGCCCCTCGAAGTACTTCGAGGGCGTGCCCAGTCCCTTGGCGGCACCCGGCGACATCGACTTCGTGGTCGTGCGCGAGGGGACCGAGGGCCTCTACGCGGGCAACGGCGGCGCGCTCCGCGTCGGCACGCCGCAGGAGATCGCGACCGAGGTCTCGGTGAACACGGCCTTCGGCGTGGAACGCCTCGTCCGCTACGCCTTCGAGAAGGCGAATGCGCGTCCGGCCAAGCACCTCACCCTCGTTCACAAGCACAACGTCCTCGTGAACGCCGGTCACCTCTGGCGCAGGACCGTCGAGGCCGTGGGCGCCGAATACCCCGAGGTCCGGGTCGACTACTGCCACGTCGATGCCGCGACGATCTACCTGGTCACCGATCCGCAGCGCTTCGACGTGATCGTCACCGACAACCTCTTCGGAGACATCCTGACCGACGAGGCGGGCGCCGTCACCGGCGGCATCGGCCTGGCCGCCTCGGGCAATATCAACCCCGACGGGGCCTTCCCCTCGATGTTCGAGCCGGTTCACGGATCGGCGCCGGACATCGCGGGCCAGGGCAAGGCGGATCCGACCGCGACGATCGCCTCGGTCGCCCTGCTCCTCGATCACATCGGGCGCCCCGACCTGGCCGCGAAGGTCGACGCCGCGATCGAGGCGGACATGGCGGCCCGTGCGCGGGCCGCTGCCGCGGGCGAGCCCCTGGTGCGTTCGACCTCGCAGATCGGTGACGCCCTGGTCGCGGCCCTCGGCTGA